The Acidiferrobacteraceae bacterium DNA window GCGGTCGTGTGTTTCGTTCGCTCGTGTGGGGCGCAACGGGAAATGCGGTCAAGGGCATGAACTGGGCCGTGACAGCGGGCAAGATTGTGGCCTACGGCCTCATGGGCCTTGGGATTTATGCGAGCCTGAGCATTGGCTCCATTTTTGCCGGCGTCTGGTACTTCGCAATTGGCTGGTTCCTTCTGGTTTCGGCCCAGGCCAGTGGTCGTGCCTTTGTCGTGGATCGCGTGACCCACGGCCTCACGGTGCGTGACCTGATGGTTCGCGAGGTGCCGACGGTTACCGCCGTCACGTCCATCGCCGATTGGATTAATGAAGACGTACTGACCGAGGGAACGCGGGCCGACATCGTCCTGGACAATGGCAGGGCTGTCGGACTGGTCTCAGTGACCGACAGCAAAAAGGTCCCGCGGGAACGTTGGGCCACTACACCGGTGCGGGACATCATGACGCCGATGTCGGGTCTCAAGACCCTGGCGCCCGACATGGCAGCCGCCGCTGCCCTGGAGCAGATGGCGGGTCTCTCCCTGAACGAAATGCCGGTGCTGGAGGGGGCGGAAGTCGTCGGCTGGGTGGATCGCGAGCATCTGGCGAAACTCCTGCGCCTGCGTATGGAAACCGCAGACTGAGCCCGGCGACGCCCGGGAAAGAACCGCATCATGCCTGTCCAGCCGCTTAAACCGGAACAGCTCTATACCGTCTGCGATCCCGCAGGGCTCCGTTTTGCATCCACGACTGAATTGCGGGATCTCGAGGAAGTTGTCGGTCAACAACGCGCGGTCGAGGCAATCGCCTTCGGTGTGGGCATACAGCGGCCCGGCTACAATCTGTACGCACTCGGTCCCACGGGAAGTGGCAAGCGTTCCGTGGTGCAACGGTTTGTGGAGAGCAAGGCAGCTACCGAGACCGTTCCCCAGGACTGGTGCTACGTAAACAACTTCGCAGATCCGCACAAACCCAATGCGATCGGCCTGCCCGCGGGTACGGCCGCCAGCCTGCGGAAGGAAATGCTTCAGCTGGTTGAAGAGTTGCGGCGCGCGGTACCGGAGGCACTGGAAAGCGATGCCTATCGCGCCCGCCTGCAGGAGATCGAGGATGCCCTGAAAGAGAAACAGGAAGAGTTGTTTGAGACCTTGCAGAAGGAGGCGCACGCACACGATATCACGATGTTGCGCACGCCGACCGGTTTTGCCTTTGCGCCTATGCGCAAAGGGGAGGTAATCAAGCCCGACGAATACGAGAAGCTTTCGGCCAGCGACAAGCAAGCCATCGAACAGACGGTAGCCCGCTTGCAGGAGGATCTGGAACGATTGATCCAGCAGGTTCCGCGCTGGCGTCGCGAGAGCCAGGCGGAAGTGCATCAACTCAACCGGGACGTTGTCATGAGTGCCGTCGGCCAGCTGATCGACGAGTTGCGGCGCCAGTTCTCCCTGCTCCCGGAAGTACTGACCTATCTCGACGCGGTCCAGCAGGATGTGATTGACCATGCCGACCAGTTTCGCCGCACGGATGAGATGGAGAATCCTCTTGCGGGTTTGATGATGGCCGAGCAGGAGCACCGTGAGACGTTCGTCAATCGATATGCCGTCAATATTCTGGTCGACAACAGCGGGACCACCGGGGCACCGGTCGTCTACGTGGACAATCCCACCTATCCGATTCTGGTGGGCCGCGTCGAGCACCGTGCCCAGCTCGGTGCGCTAATTACCGATTTCACCATGATCAAGCCCGGCGCACTGCATCAGGCCAATGGCGGATACCTGATTCTGGATGCGCGCAAGGTGCTGTTGCAGCCCTACGCCTGGGATGGTCTGAAGCGGGTGCTGCAGTCGGGCAAGATGCGCATTGAATCGCTGGGTCAGGTATTCAGCCTGGTCAGTACGGTCTCGCTGGAGCCCGAAGACGTTCCGGTGGCGGTGAAGATCGTTCTGCTCGGCGATCGCAGTCTCTACTACCTGCTGAGCGAACTCGATCCCGATTTTGCGGAACTGTTCAAGGTGGCCGTGGATTTCGATGACATCATGTCCCGCACTCCGGAAGATCTTGACCAGTACGCACGTCTGATCGCAACCCTCTGTCGACGGGAGGAGTTGCATCCAATGGACCCGTCCGCGGTCGCGCGAGTTATCGAACACAGTTCGCGGCTGGTCGAGGATACGGAAAAGCTTTCGACCCGCTTTGGCCGAATTGCGGATCTTCTGCGTGAAGCGGACTATTGGGCCGCTACGGCGGGCAGTGAAGTGGTCGCGGCCGGACACGTGCAGCAGGCAATCGATACCCGCGAGCAGCGCCAGTCCCGCATTCGCGAACGTTGGCAGGAAGAGACACAGCGTGGCGTATTGTTGATTGACACCGCGGGCGAAGGCGTGGGCCA harbors:
- a CDS encoding site-2 protease family protein, yielding MLESSLKIGSVAGIRIGIHYTWLIVFVLISWTLNTYFAASHPDWSSTTTLAASVISALLFFGSIILHELGHSIVAIRRGISVRSITLFIFGGVAQSERDSDSALTEFLVAIAGPVVSLLLAGFFDVMRIVLSPISDVAMEACRWLSIINFAVALFNMVPGFPLDGGRVFRSLVWGATGNAVKGMNWAVTAGKIVAYGLMGLGIYASLSIGSIFAGVWYFAIGWFLLVSAQASGRAFVVDRVTHGLTVRDLMVREVPTVTAVTSIADWINEDVLTEGTRADIVLDNGRAVGLVSVTDSKKVPRERWATTPVRDIMTPMSGLKTLAPDMAAAAALEQMAGLSLNEMPVLEGAEVVGWVDREHLAKLLRLRMETAD
- a CDS encoding AAA family ATPase, whose protein sequence is MPVQPLKPEQLYTVCDPAGLRFASTTELRDLEEVVGQQRAVEAIAFGVGIQRPGYNLYALGPTGSGKRSVVQRFVESKAATETVPQDWCYVNNFADPHKPNAIGLPAGTAASLRKEMLQLVEELRRAVPEALESDAYRARLQEIEDALKEKQEELFETLQKEAHAHDITMLRTPTGFAFAPMRKGEVIKPDEYEKLSASDKQAIEQTVARLQEDLERLIQQVPRWRRESQAEVHQLNRDVVMSAVGQLIDELRRQFSLLPEVLTYLDAVQQDVIDHADQFRRTDEMENPLAGLMMAEQEHRETFVNRYAVNILVDNSGTTGAPVVYVDNPTYPILVGRVEHRAQLGALITDFTMIKPGALHQANGGYLILDARKVLLQPYAWDGLKRVLQSGKMRIESLGQVFSLVSTVSLEPEDVPVAVKIVLLGDRSLYYLLSELDPDFAELFKVAVDFDDIMSRTPEDLDQYARLIATLCRREELHPMDPSAVARVIEHSSRLVEDTEKLSTRFGRIADLLREADYWAATAGSEVVAAGHVQQAIDTREQRQSRIRERWQEETQRGVLLIDTAGEGVGQVNGLSVAVLGEYAFGHPSRITASARVGKGEVVDIEREIELGGPIHSKGILILSGFLSGRYCPEQPLSVSASLVLEQTYGGVEGDSASAAELFALLSALASAPVRQAIAVTGSINQHGQIQAIGGVNEKIEGFYDVCAARDLSGDQGVIIPHANIEHLMLRKDIVDAVSAGRFNIWAIKTVDEGMELLTGIEAGARNEQGEYPADSINRRVEDKLRVMAEQARRHEEESDD